The Gambusia affinis linkage group LG05, SWU_Gaff_1.0, whole genome shotgun sequence region aaaaaaagacaagtacACTGACCGACAAGAAGTAAAGGTATAAATATGAGATGACAGAATTTAGAAGGTTTAAATTCTGTCATCtctatttagctccattcaGCTCCCCATAGCATCCTGCTCAGATGTTTACTGTCATACTCTGTCTTAGTTTTCCACCTCGTCGGACAAAAAGATTAGATTTGGTCTTATTCGAACAGACAATTTTCTTCCTTGTGCTTGATATGGCAAACAGAAAGCTGCCACTCTtacataaaggccagatttgttcaatttaaacaaaatctcccacctgagctttgGATCTCTGGAGCTCCTCCAGAGAAACCGTGGGCCTCTTGCTGCTTCTTCGATTCATGCCCTCCTTACTCAGTGTAAACCCATGGTAATGTCAGAGAAGCTTTGcagttttccatatttattaatGAACTCAGAGAATACTGAAGGATTCCTGAAGACAGCAGAATTTATCTaagggtatcagagtaaagggggctgaatacaagCGTACAGGACCATTTCACAAAGCACGTCATGAAAACCTAGCAGCAGCAGAGTCTGATATCCCAACTCTAGATAATTGGACttcattttttgcatgtttttaaaaccaggttttttaaatcaccataaaagttaaatacttaaacacttacttttcttttcaatgaaaaatgtttacaaacacAATACTTACACTGATTCATTTTTCTACAAGAAGCACCTGcagaatattaattttaattttaattaggCTGGCAATGTAATGCTTTGTTTTAACAGGAACTGCTTAATaacttatattattttaattaccaTAATATCTAATTACCTGACTGATTACCATATAGCATCAGTCTAAATACCCTCAAAGCAAATATCAGGAGCGTGAAAGTAGGATTCTGGTTTTCCTACAATAAACCTCAGCtgattattaaaacagaaaacattagCAATCAGAACCCACCAGGCTCATACAAATTAATTGATCTGAAATATTCCACATGGTGGATcttggtatttattttaaattaaaccatagtCAGCAGTACTAATTGGACCAACGGGGACAAATAATACCTGTAGCTGTGGCAGACAAGTGGCCACACCGTCGGCTCCAGTGCCTCTCAGCTTTTGAAATTGACTGTGAAGAAACGTCTGAATCAATACGAGACGTGAGGACTGAAAGCTTAAAGAATTACTTAAAACCAGTGAGATCAAAGAGAGAAGGACATTTTTTACATGCCGGACACTGAGGCTGTTTGTGTCCACCTGATGGAATAAACACAAATAGAACACATTGCTGTATAAAAGTTCATTATTAGACCCGAAATCATACTGAAGCATTTACAATCAAGGGCATCTGGTGCTAAAGAATGAGTGTCAGATGATACAAACCCCCTCACAGGAAAACAGTCAACCAGATGATATCAAGCCTCCAGCTATGGACCGCCCAGGAAACTGGAGCAGCAGTTTTTCCCAAATCACAAAGCGAGaggttagatttttttatatatatgtgcaaaacatttaaaaaaatactgcttTCTTCATGAGCTAAGAGGAAGTCTTGAAAAAATGGCTATGATTTTAAAGGCAATAGACAATGCTGCACAATAAAAATGACGTAGCAATATcaatgttgtcatttttctcagtgttgtttttattttctaggttGATCGGGGTGCGTCTACTGCAGAGATCGGAGACCTGATGGACTGATCCTAACAATGTGCATCCATGGTTAGGATTGTCTCTTTGGGGTGTTTATAATGTAGAAGGTTATGTTATCCACTTTGGGGTGGGAGGTAAAAATCtttcaatattaaataattaggcccgagcagcaaagcgctgcaaAGGCCTACTGTTTTCATGCTGTTTATGTGCCCTTGATTGTCAGCTGACAATCAAGGGCACATCAAGGGCACATCAAGGTGAAATCTAAAGGTGATCGGGTCCTGAAGAAAACCAGAATCAGCAGGCAGCGCATCCCAGTGATGAAGGCACTCGCATCAgggtcaacaacaacaaacacatcCTGACTGCATCTCCACCGGAAACCATCTAGATTATTGTGGGCACCACGCATTACATTTAATACAGGAAATCATGTAAATCAAAAAGAAATCATGATATATTGCTAAAtcattaatgaattaattaaaggTGTAACAATggcatttaattattttgtattaaataaaacttttatatttgtctttttttttttttttttttacaaaactaatGAAACACATAAATTGTGGCACTTTTGATTCTCCATACAGTTAATAAAAGAATAGGTATTTTCAATGTTATGCAACTGCTGATTAAGAAAAGCCACTTTTTTGACtgctttttagttttatttgagaGCTGTgtaaaaatcaaaggaaaataaCATACATTTGtttaagcaaagaaaaaagaccctaaaaacattttaatttttttaaatgttttttaaaaaacattttttttcttccaatagATCCCCTTCAACAAGAATGAAGCTCATTCAGACACAACTCAGACTCTCCAAATGATAATGCAACGACAAATGGAAGCACAAAGTTAAGATCTTCTGTGTTTTGTCCCTCAGTGATTAAAgaagagcaaaataaaactttcttgctggcattttttttttttcttggaatgttttatttacagcattAACAATGTATCTGTGCCTGCTTACTCGCCCACAAAATCCTTACAGAAGTCTATTAAAGGCCAACAAATGCACCAGCAGAACTGGTGGGACTCCGGAGATGGGGGAAACTATGTGTCTTCTTGTTTATTAAGACTTCAAGAATGCCGATAGGAGCATTTCTATACAGCAAGAAGCCAGAGGAGGCCATCGCGGAGACACAATGACCTTCTGCTATTCTCCTCATTGATAATGACCCAGACACAGGCTCACTGCCCATCTAATAAAGCCCAACTCTCCATCGTCTGCTAATAACCCTTTACGCAGCTGCAGGAGTCACGAACAGGCCAGCGTCCTCTGAATACAGGAAGGGGAACAAAGCTGTGGACGGACAGGACGCAGCAGAAAAGCATCCACCTATCGATCTCAGATTGTGCGCTGCCCGGTGGCATGTGGTGATGACTGCGCTGCTCCTCttcaaaaagacacaaaaacaaaacgtgcGTAGAGGGGGAGGCGTTGGGGGCACAATACACACAAACAGTGCAAAACATTTCACGCAACAATCAATCCTCGTTGGAGACTCATTTCCCAGGCTCTCGGTTGCCACGTTGCGGCACTTTTTCCATAGTTccagacacacagacacctAAGAAGGTGGTATTTTTCCAGCAACAGGACAGGTAAACTAATTTCTCATTTCTTAATTGGTACACGGATTCCATCGCTTTCGCGCCTCGCAGCAACCTCTCATGGGGAAGGCTGATTAATTGTCCTTGAAGTACTAATAATACACACCAGCTCAGTTCACATACAGACCTGTGCAAAAGTTTCAAGCCGTTctttatattgtgttttcagtgagGCAGACATTCCTGTAATTCTTCAAACTGGTACTGACTGATAGTTCTTCATCCTTTCTAGAGGtctttcattgttgttttttggactttggctcATTTTAACGCTCAATTTCTGTCCAGTAATGGCCATGACACATATAGTGCATCGAAGAACTGGACTCAAATGAGTGAAAAAGCTTTCaattaatattagaaaaactACTGCAAGTTTAAAGAAATCTTGCTCATCataattttatgtgaaaaaaaaaaacaacaactaacaCTTCAGGCTcctggaaattaaaaacaaaacaaaacttaagttttgtttttgtaacatcCATacgacaaaaacacacaaaatcttaatgtttttggtgtagtttctagaacaaatattttagtacacttgaaacgAGACAAAACTGACTcataattaacttttcagcacaagataagagcttgttttaagtcaataactgcttaaaattgacaaaaagtgctagttataagtgaaataatccgcCAGAAgagcaagacattttcccataatAATCTGCCAGAATATTCTTTCCAATTACTAGTCATTTTTATCAATactaatgaattattgacttccATTTCTTGATGAATCTACACCGAAAACAgtaagcttttttgtttttgagatgcCGCAGTTGTTCAGTTCCACAGTTTTCATCCTCACTTCCCATCACTTGCTCAGCTGGACAATATACCCATAGAGCTGGTTTGAGAAGGCCTGAAGAGAGAACTTCTCCTCCACCCTTCTCCTCCCAGCTAGTCCCATGTCCCTGCGGAGGCGTGCATCCCTGATAAGCCTCTCCATGGCCTTAGAGAAGGCCTCGGCCGTGGGCTCGCACAGGAAGCCCGTCTCCTCATCAGCTATGCTCTCCAGGGGCCCCCCGGAGTTCACGGCGATAACAGGACAGCTGCAATACATGGCCTCTACGGGAACGATCCCAAAATGTTCTCTGCTGGGGGTGTACAGCACAGCGGTGGCGGTCCGCAGCAGCACCACCTTCACGGAGTCAGAGGGAGAGCGCAGGAAGGTGACGCAGTCCTCCAAGTGGAGCTGCTCGGCCAGCTCTGTCAGCTCGTTGTAGTGCTGGACGTTCTCAGTAACTCGGTCATCGTAGCCGCCGGCGACCAACAGGTGAACGCCCGCTCTCTGAGAGGGCGTCAGGCTGCATCTCAGGACCGCCAGAGCCTCCAGAGCGAGGCCCAGGTTCTTTTTTCTCTCGTATCGgttcagagacagaaacaggtgGGATACTCCCTCAGGAAGCAGACCCTGCAGGCCCTGTGCTTCCGTCGACATCTGATCGAACGCGTTAGTGTTGAGGGACGGGTAGAGGACGTCGGGCTGGACGCGGTTTAGACTGCAGAAGGTCTCCCTGAAGACGCCTGCAGTGAACTGGCTGTtcactaaaatctgaaaagagaagTTAGagaatattatttaaatcacaTCTCTAAGAGTTTCCTTTGACTCTGTTAGCAGCTTAAGGACTGTCGTCATTCTAAATGGCTTGAATGGTTTCTGAGCTTTGCCATGAATATCATCTCATAACATACTAAAATAATCCACAAACCTTATGGCTTTACTTGAATTTTATGtgttaaattaacaaaaaaatacattcaaatgatttgttttctttacaaatgaaaGTTTGAATACTGGCGTGCATTAATCTTCACCCCCCTTTCACTGTGATacctgaaaataaaacccagtgcaaTCACTTTCTAATAAATGACCACACCATTGACTTCATCACTCTTAATAGACTCTGTTTACAGTCTTCCTCAGATTTAAGGGGTTCCCACAAATGATTGTTGGAGAGACAAGATGTCAGGAGTCACCTTAGCGATTAGTAAATCATCTGAACAAACTACAGCTGGAACTTTCTAGGACTGAGTTTAGTTTTTAGCTTTTGCCTGGCTATACTTTTAGATGAGGACGACTATGTGTGTTTTTAACCAGGAGTGAATCCTAAGGTTTGTCAGAGGTTTAAATCTGAGTCCTATGgaataaagcaatttttttttatcttaattacCATGTCAGCCATGCCAGTGGTGCGTTCTTCCAACCAGTCAATAGGAGCTCTATAGAGCTTCTTCAGGGCTGACTTCCTCTGGGTCAGCAGCTGGTCCGGAAAGTGACAGTAGAACAGAACTTTCTTCCTGTGTCGGGACAACCGCAGCACCGGTATACACACCGATACctacagaaaaaagtaaataaatgtatactTGTGTTACGCCACAGGATTCAATGAAAAACAGAAGACTTCACTGTTGAAACCTTTGAGTTTCAGCGATCTGACACTGGCGGCTTAAATAAACTCACCTGATCACAAACGATGACATCATACTCCACACCGCTCAGGAAGACCAGGTAGAAGGCCACATAAATCATCCGGAGGTACGCACACAGAGCATGCAGGTAGCCGAATATACTGGTGGGTAACCAGTCGCCAGCACATACCTTTAATACATTTACGTTTAAGAAAGAAATTTGGACCATTGAGAGtcttgaatatttgttttttaaacacataaatgtaTTGTCAGGAAGGACAAAATCTGTTCAGAGTTTATGAAAACAGGAATGAAGCTAAAACATGGTCACAATCAGCTGCTAAGACAAGATATTGATCACATCCAAACATGCTTTGGAGGAGGAATATTACACTTATGGAATGGCTCTGATCTAACACTATTGAAAAAAGCGATACCTGATGCCGAAAAGCCAAGTAAACCAAGTGCATTAAATGAACCCTACCAATTATTATGAGAAAAGGGCAAAATAAGCAGCCAACATTATTCCAAAAGCTTGTTGATGGATACAAAGTGTGTTGTATCCATCACACTTTGCcagcagacattttaaaatcaaactgtaATGCTAGTGCTACTAGTTAGCTTTTTAACCTAATGTGTTATTTTCAGCTTGTTGGAGAAAATCGATATTAgattaaaattcaattaaaactcGTGCACTAATGCCTTTTTAGAGCGAAATGGTGTTATATCGTCACCCCACTCTGGAAAAAGAATAGTATAAATTAATCACTAAAAGTTCGAAAAATATATAAGATTTTCGTGCCGATGACGTGCCTAAGTAgtactgtttcttttattaaaaataaataaataaaaacagcaagatGTGCTTTTACATACCACAGGAAGATCTGGGTCTCGCGTCTCCGAGAAGCAGTGTTTTGGATCATAATGGGCGGTCCAAATCTGAACACTGCATCCTTGAGACTTTAGGGCAACAGCAGCATCAACCACCAGTCGCTCTGCACCTCCAATACCAAGATCCGGATGGAGAAACACCACCCGAGCCATTCTGCACATAATAATTATATAGCAAATTTAGAGTatgcattttgttaaaacactattttacaaagttaaagttgtttatgttttcagctaaataaacaaaatctcactacataaaaagaaataagagaATGTCAATCTTACGACTTTTGTGTAATCGGAACTGAAATATACAATCTAAAAGACAATCCTAACTAAAAAACAAGAAGCATACCTCACACATTTAAACACGTCTTATAAACGTGCAATTAGCTTGTCTTTAATTATAGGTTAAAGTAAGAATGCACACTGACGGATGCAAGGGTGGCTCCAGCCAAAGTTTGGCGTTTTTACACATGTGCTAATATTGACACTGGCTCGAAACTGTCTTGCTAAAGTCACATAACCTGGCGAGAGCTGTTGCAACCAAAAGTCCAAGCAACATTCAACTAAACGTGAAATACGGAAATGTTTACCTTTCAATTTCTCCACTACCTTGTTCAGTTTTAGAAACCATCGATTAAGCTCGCCTGATCAGCCACAGCTATGATGAAGAACTGACAGTGAGCCGCCATTTTGGTTCAATTCACTGTTGGTTTAAGCTCATTTGAGTGCCCTGTTTGAACCGTAATGGCGTCAGTTTCCCACAGTGAGACACGTCTCTCTCTCATAGAGACAAGGAGAAACAGTGATTTGCCTTTCAACAATTGGTAGTTTATTATATGCATGAttctttctaaattaaaaaaaagtttaagctattttattatattgaaaataaaaaacataaagctgtgtaagtaatttttttttcttttgtttttatgttggatCAATTCAGTCAGTCAGGCTTCTACTCGGTAGCCCTCACTGGTCCTGAATTTAGCTTTCGTGTCCCTTTTTAGACGTACGTCAGCTTTGTGAGCTCTCTTCTGAAGTTTTGACCAATTTGCTCACAATCTGCGTTTTTTTCTGACGTGGATATCAGATTCAAAGGAGGCTCTCGCTTTAGATCTGCAtcaagaaatataaaacaaaatggtaattttcttatttccatctaaaaattagaattttaacTAGCTAGCTTAGTTACATTCATTTAGTGCCAGTGATCGTTTTGTAGTTAGCAGGTTAGCTGTGGACGTGGCCGTTCCTTAGAGATTCATACAATTTGTATACGAATTCCTTATATAATACTTAATGTATTAacattaattatatatatatatatatagccaaTCACAAGACTACCATTGCTGTGGAGGGTTAAATTGTAATCACGGTGCTACGACTTTTGCTTAAAACTAACCTGTTCTAGTGAAGgcaagtatttaaaaatttattatcatttattataattaaatatgtctggTTTGCCCCAATAGTCATGTATACAGgtagatagatttttttctgtcatttaaaatggGGATTAGACAGTTTATGCTAGATTCCCAAAACTGTACTTTCTCACAAATACTGGATTTCCAGAATGACTTAATTTGTAATCTAGCCTTTAGTCTTTAACATTATGAAAGTATATTTAACCAATATTTACTAATTCAGTACACATGTAATCCTCTTATGTAACATTACATTGGGaccaaattaatatttttgtgatcTTTACTCTGGTTAATATTGTTTGTTGGTACGTGATTGGTCTGtaatattgcactttttttacttttatgcaATCTTGTGTTAGAATATTATGTCAAAAGATCATCATGCACTTTTTAAACCctctaatatttttgtttaaaaggtaTGGCTTTGAGATTGTGAAACAATAATTGACCAAAGAAATGGCTGataagcagatttatttcacctaaataacatttatcttttgttttagcCTGGACCAGCCGCAAGTGCAACTAACGTTGGGGCGTCTAGCCGTTCCCCCAGTAAAACAGTGGCTCCCCGGGCTGCAGGCTCTACAGTCAGGCAAAGGTATGTCGTCTAAACTTTACAGTCATGtctaaaatctgaatttttatgCAGGAAACTTTCCTTTCTCTTCACTGTATGGGGACATGTTTCAGCAAAGGCTAGTGTAAGGTATAATAATCCATGTCGACATTATTGTTTAactctgtgatttaaaaaaaaaaaacagctttttttttggaCCACATAAGTAAAAAGGGTACATTTATTAGCGTGAATCTTGAATTTATACAGTTAATGACTCTACATGACAAAATAACTTCTGTTCTTTTCAAATTACTGGCTCCGCTGTATTCTACGTCAAAACAAAGGattgttttgctgtttaatAAAGTATGTCCATCCAAACTATGGCTGATCAATATTGTAAAGTTACCTGTTTGTGATATCAAATTAACACCAATTAAATCACAGGTGTCAacctccagtcctcaagggccactgtcctgcagtttttagatgtgccacaggtacaaaacactggaatgaaatgtcttcattACCTCCTCcctgtgtagatcagttctctggagccagagccttaatgacctaattattctattcagatggtgcagcagaggcacatctaaaagttgcaggacagcggtccctgaggactggagtttgagacctctGAATAGATTACATGATCCTACCTTGTGACGGTTTTGGTCTTAATGGAGTAAGAAAATTAGAGCAAGCTCATTTTAGGGGGTTTATTAGCTGGGCTATCTGCTCGGGAAGTCAGCTTGTAGTTGGCCATAGATTGGCAACCGTAGCTTTAAAACGGTGTTGATGCTTCTTTAGTCTCCACTCAgtaaccatgttttttttacaaactgaacttttttaaGCTACTGAGTTTTTCTATCCTGCGAGGGAATGAAAAGCCCTTCAATGCACCAAACAGCTGGAAAAAGCTCCGCTCCCTCAGGCATTTTCTCCGGTAACCCTCAATTATGGGTCATACTTGACACCAGTGACTGGCTGATGCTTAGTTTGACATGCTGGGTTGGGAATTTATTGGGTGGTTTAGACATAGGATGCAGTATAATTTCTGATTCCCACTTTACCCTGTGCCACAAAGCGTCTATGATACTAGCATTAGTTTTAGATTTACAGTAATATTTACAGAGTTGCTAAGTGAGTGCAGTTGTCAAAATTCCAGTTGCATGGTGCACTTTATATTACGCCAATGtgtattattgaatattttgacaATATATCGTAGGTATTCGTGATAAAGCTGCATTGACAAACTGAATAAACTCATAAATTCATGTTACCTGGAATGTGATT contains the following coding sequences:
- the alg2 gene encoding alpha-1,3/1,6-mannosyltransferase ALG2 isoform X2, producing the protein MVSKTEQGSGEIERMARVVFLHPDLGIGGAERLVVDAAVALKSQGCSVQIWTAHYDPKHCFSETRDPDLPVVCAGDWLPTSIFGYLHALCAYLRMIYVAFYLVFLSGVEYDVIVCDQVSVCIPVLRLSRHRKKVLFYCHFPDQLLTQRKSALKKLYRAPIDWLEERTTGMADMILVNSQFTAGVFRETFCSLNRVQPDVLYPSLNTNAFDQMSTEAQGLQGLLPEGVSHLFLSLNRYERKKNLGLALEALAVLRCSLTPSQRAGVHLLVAGGYDDRVTENVQHYNELTELAEQLHLEDCVTFLRSPSDSVKVVLLRTATAVLYTPSREHFGIVPVEAMYCSCPVIAVNSGGPLESIADEETGFLCEPTAEAFSKAMERLIRDARLRRDMGLAGRRRVEEKFSLQAFSNQLYGYIVQLSK
- the alg2 gene encoding alpha-1,3/1,6-mannosyltransferase ALG2 isoform X1, which translates into the protein MCKNAKLWLEPPLHPMARVVFLHPDLGIGGAERLVVDAAVALKSQGCSVQIWTAHYDPKHCFSETRDPDLPVVCAGDWLPTSIFGYLHALCAYLRMIYVAFYLVFLSGVEYDVIVCDQVSVCIPVLRLSRHRKKVLFYCHFPDQLLTQRKSALKKLYRAPIDWLEERTTGMADMILVNSQFTAGVFRETFCSLNRVQPDVLYPSLNTNAFDQMSTEAQGLQGLLPEGVSHLFLSLNRYERKKNLGLALEALAVLRCSLTPSQRAGVHLLVAGGYDDRVTENVQHYNELTELAEQLHLEDCVTFLRSPSDSVKVVLLRTATAVLYTPSREHFGIVPVEAMYCSCPVIAVNSGGPLESIADEETGFLCEPTAEAFSKAMERLIRDARLRRDMGLAGRRRVEEKFSLQAFSNQLYGYIVQLSK
- the alg2 gene encoding alpha-1,3/1,6-mannosyltransferase ALG2 isoform X3, which codes for MARVVFLHPDLGIGGAERLVVDAAVALKSQGCSVQIWTAHYDPKHCFSETRDPDLPVVCAGDWLPTSIFGYLHALCAYLRMIYVAFYLVFLSGVEYDVIVCDQVSVCIPVLRLSRHRKKVLFYCHFPDQLLTQRKSALKKLYRAPIDWLEERTTGMADMILVNSQFTAGVFRETFCSLNRVQPDVLYPSLNTNAFDQMSTEAQGLQGLLPEGVSHLFLSLNRYERKKNLGLALEALAVLRCSLTPSQRAGVHLLVAGGYDDRVTENVQHYNELTELAEQLHLEDCVTFLRSPSDSVKVVLLRTATAVLYTPSREHFGIVPVEAMYCSCPVIAVNSGGPLESIADEETGFLCEPTAEAFSKAMERLIRDARLRRDMGLAGRRRVEEKFSLQAFSNQLYGYIVQLSK